GGGCGTGACTTCGACCCGTGTGACCGTCGCCGAACGGACCCGCGGATCCCGGACCTCGTGGATCAGGGCCTCCGCCACGATCTGACGCACCACCTCAGCCACCTGATCCGGGCGGCGGCGATTGCCCGAGCGGCCGGCCATGGGATCAGGTCTCCGCCCCGGCGCTCGCGGCGAGGGTCCGCTTCACTTCCTCGACCCGGAACGCCTCGATCCGATCGCCCACCTTGAGATCGTTGAAGTTTTCGATGGCGATACCGCACTCGAACCCTTCCTTGACCTCGCGGACGTCTTCTTTGAACCGCTTCAGGCTGCCGAACGTGCCGGTGTAGACCACCGAGCCATCGCGCACCACGCGAGCCTTGGCAGTCCGGGCAATGACGCCCGACCGCACCGCACAACCGGCAATGGTGCCGACCCGGGAGACTTTGAACGTCTCGAGCACCTCGGCCTCGCCCAGGACGATTTCCTTCTCTTCCGGCTTGAGCAGGCCTTCGAGGGCTTTGCGAACGTCCTCGACAGCCTCGTAGATGATCCGGTAGGTGCGAATATCGACGTGCTCCCGCTCCGCCGCGGCCCTCGCGTTGGCGTCGGGACGAACGTGGAAGCCGATGATGATCGCGCCGGAACTGCTGGCCAGCAGCACATCGCTCTCGGTAATGGCACCGACACCGCGATGCACGACCTCGACTCGCACTTCACTGTTGGACAGATGCGAGATCGCGTCGGCCAGCGCTTCGGCCGGACCGCCCTGGTCGGCCTTGATGATGATGGGCAGTTGGGTGACCCGGCCGGCCTGAAGCTGCCGGCTGATGTCCTCGAGCGATCCACCCCGCTGGCTGCGCCGATTCTGCGCTTCCCGCTCGAGCCGCTGTCGCTTCTGCGCGATGTCACGCGCTTCGACCGCATCGACGATACTGATGAAGCTGTCGCCGGCCGCCGGCACACCCTCGAATCCGAGCACGCGCACCGGAATCGACGGACCAGCTTGCTTGACCGCTTTGCCGCGTTCGTCCGTCATGGCGCGGACGCGCCCGGAGAACTTGCCGCAGATGAAGTTGTCGCCCACCCGAAGCGTGCCCCGCTGAACCAGCACGGTCGCCAACGGGCCCTTGCCCGGATCGAGCGTCGCCTCGAGCACCGTACCCGACGCCTCCGAGTCCGGATTGGCCTTAAGGTCGAGAATCTCGGTCTGCAGCAGAATCTGCTCCAGCAGATGGTCGATCCCGGTGCCTTTCTTGGCCGAGATCTCGGCTGAAAGCACGTTGCCGCCAAACTCTTCCAGCACGACCTGATGCTGCAGCAAGTCCTGCTTGACCTTGGGGATATTGGCCGCCGGCAGGTCGACCTTGTTGATCGCGACGATGATGGGCACACCGGCATTCTTGGCGTGACTGATCGCCTCGATCGTCTGCGGCATCACCTGGTCGTCGGCTGCGATGACGAGCACCACGATGTCGGTGACCTGCGCACCGCGGGCGCGCATGGCGGTAAAGGCCTGGTGACCCGGTGTGTCGAGGAAGGTGATTTCCTTGCCCGACGGCAGCGAGACATGGTAGGCGCCGATGTGCTGGGTGATCCCGCCCGCTTCACCCGCGACCACGTTCGCTTTGCGCAGGTAGTCGAGCAACGAGGTCTTACCATGGTCGACGTGACCCATGATCGTGACCACCGGCGAGCGCGGCTGGAGCAGCTCCGGCGCCTCTTCCGGCGCCTCGCTGCCCAGTTCGGCCGCGTACTCCTCTTCCCGCATGGCCTCGAACCCGAACTCCGACGCGATCAGTTCGATCTGATCGAAGTCGAGCCGCTGGTTCACGGTGACCATCATGCCCATCTCTTTGAAGGCAAACTGGACGATCTGCGTCGCCGGCACCTTCATCAGCTCGGCCAGTTCGGCCACCGAGATGAACTCGTTGACCCGAATCCGGGTCTTTTCCCGCTCCCGCTCCTCGGCGCTTCGGCTGGCGAGCATGTCGCGGTAGCTGGGCTCGTCGGAGCGGCGCTTGCGCGGACCGCCCTTCATGCCCTGGAGCGTCTTCAGGATGTTGGCTTGCACCTGATCCTGATCGACATAGCTCTTCCGCCCCCGCTTGGCCTTCTTCCGACCACCCTGCGCCGAACGGGACGGCGCATCGGGACCGAAGTTCCGCGCCGGGGCCCCCGGCGCACCACCCGGACCTGCCGGACGTCCGGGCGGGCCGCCGGGACGCTGGCCACCCCTGGGCGGCCCACCGGGACGCTGCGGTCCGCCTGGCCGGTTGAAGGTACCTCCCGGACGCCCGGGACCACCGGGGCGCTGCCCCCCGCCAAAACCGCCGCGCTCGCCCGACGGGGCGCCACCACGGTTCGGGGCACCCGAGGTGCTGCTGAAAACCGGGCGAGGACCGGCCGGACCGCGCTGAACCCGCGGAGGTACGAAAGTTCGACGCGCCGGCGGGCCGCCTTCACCACCTGAGGTAACCGAAGGCGGCAACACCGTCCGCGGCGGAATCGGGGGCAACGGCGGGGGCGGCGGGGCCACAGCCTTGGGCGGGGGCGGTGGAGGCTCGTCGACCGGCTCCGGTTCAGCCTCTGGCTCCGGTGCGGGCGGCAGGTCTTTGAACAAAGCGCGGGCCCGTTCATCCAGCGTCGGCATCGGCGCGGAGGGCTGCGGCTCGGGGCGCTCGAACACGACGGGCTTCTCGCGCTCGAACGTCGCTGATTCGGCCGCGACCTTCTCGGCCTCAGCCTGCGCAGCGGCTTCGGACTCGGCCACTTCGGCCGCGGTCCGGCGACGCTTGGCGGTCGGGGCCGCGGGAGCAGGCGCCGCCGGGGCTGCACTCGCTTTGGTGGTTCGGCGCCGCGTCTTTTTGGGCTCCTCGGCGGTAGCCTGCTTGCGCTTTTCGCGCTCCCAGCGGAGCCGGATAGCAGCTACCTGCGCATCGTCGAGCGGGTGCAACGGCCCCCGGACGACGACATGCATGTCTTTGAGCACCGACATCAGCTGCTCTGTCGGGACTCCGAATTCCGTCGCGAGATCTTGGACTTTCGTCTTGACCACTCAGGCCTCCATCGCATCCTGCGCTCCGGCAAGACGGATCAGTCCGTCTGCCAGCGCAGGATCACGTACACCCACCACCATCACCGGGGGCTTGCCCAGCCGGGCCCCCAACTCCTGCGCCGTCGGGCCGGGGATCTGCGGCACCCCGCGCGCGGTCGCCAGCCGCGACGCCTTTTCCAGCGCCCGCTGACTCGCATCACTTGCCACGACGATACAGCGGCACTCGCCCTCCTGAAGCGCGCGCCGCACCGCTTCGACTCCGATCACCACATGGCCCGCCCGGAGTCCCAGCCCCAGCAGACCGATCAGTCCGGTCATTCGCTCTTGACTGCGTCCTCGCCCGCGTCGTCGGCCGTCAGGTCCGCCAGGAAGGCAAGCAGCTCTTCCGCCGCCGCAGGCGTCATACCCTCGATCGAGGCGATGTCATCACGCTCGAGATCCAGAATGTCGTTGAGGGTCCGATATCCACCCCGATCGAGCGCGCCAAGTACTTCCGGCGAGAGCCCCTTGAGCTCGGCCAGCTGAACTTGCGACGCCCGATCTTCTGGCAAGGGCGCCAGCGCGAACAGCGGGCCTTCACCACCGCGCTCCACCCACTCGCGACTCGAATACAGATCGATCTTCCAGCCGGTCAACTCGGACGCCAGCCGCACGTTCTGCCCGTTCTTGCCGATGGCGAGCGAGAGTTGATCCTCGTCGACCACGGCCTGAATGGTCTTGGTTTCCGGATCGGAAAAGACCTTCGCCACCCGCGCAGGCGCAAGCGAAAGCCGCGCAAACCGCTCCGGATCCGGCGACCACGGGACGATGTCGATCCGCTCACCCGAGAGCTCGTTGACGACCGCCTGGACCCGGGAGCCCTTGAGACCGACACAGGCCCCGACCGGATCGATGGCGTCATCGCGGGAGATCACTGCCACCTTGGTACGGCTGCCGACCTCACGCGCAATCGCCCTGATCTCGACGATCTGCTGAGCAATTTCCGGCACTTCGAGCC
The Gemmatimonadales bacterium genome window above contains:
- the infB gene encoding translation initiation factor IF-2, producing the protein MVKTKVQDLATEFGVPTEQLMSVLKDMHVVVRGPLHPLDDAQVAAIRLRWEREKRKQATAEEPKKTRRRTTKASAAPAAPAPAAPTAKRRRTAAEVAESEAAAQAEAEKVAAESATFEREKPVVFERPEPQPSAPMPTLDERARALFKDLPPAPEPEAEPEPVDEPPPPPPKAVAPPPPPLPPIPPRTVLPPSVTSGGEGGPPARRTFVPPRVQRGPAGPRPVFSSTSGAPNRGGAPSGERGGFGGGQRPGGPGRPGGTFNRPGGPQRPGGPPRGGQRPGGPPGRPAGPGGAPGAPARNFGPDAPSRSAQGGRKKAKRGRKSYVDQDQVQANILKTLQGMKGGPRKRRSDEPSYRDMLASRSAEEREREKTRIRVNEFISVAELAELMKVPATQIVQFAFKEMGMMVTVNQRLDFDQIELIASEFGFEAMREEEYAAELGSEAPEEAPELLQPRSPVVTIMGHVDHGKTSLLDYLRKANVVAGEAGGITQHIGAYHVSLPSGKEITFLDTPGHQAFTAMRARGAQVTDIVVLVIAADDQVMPQTIEAISHAKNAGVPIIVAINKVDLPAANIPKVKQDLLQHQVVLEEFGGNVLSAEISAKKGTGIDHLLEQILLQTEILDLKANPDSEASGTVLEATLDPGKGPLATVLVQRGTLRVGDNFICGKFSGRVRAMTDERGKAVKQAGPSIPVRVLGFEGVPAAGDSFISIVDAVEARDIAQKRQRLEREAQNRRSQRGGSLEDISRQLQAGRVTQLPIIIKADQGGPAEALADAISHLSNSEVRVEVVHRGVGAITESDVLLASSSGAIIIGFHVRPDANARAAAEREHVDIRTYRIIYEAVEDVRKALEGLLKPEEKEIVLGEAEVLETFKVSRVGTIAGCAVRSGVIARTAKARVVRDGSVVYTGTFGSLKRFKEDVREVKEGFECGIAIENFNDLKVGDRIEAFRVEEVKRTLAASAGAET
- a CDS encoding ribosomal L7Ae/L30e/S12e/Gadd45 family protein, with the translated sequence MTGLIGLLGLGLRAGHVVIGVEAVRRALQEGECRCIVVASDASQRALEKASRLATARGVPQIPGPTAQELGARLGKPPVMVVGVRDPALADGLIRLAGAQDAMEA
- the nusA gene encoding transcription termination factor NusA, with protein sequence MAGSTEMLAAFRELTNAKQLDRADLLDLLRDGIHAALVRKYGPNVKFEMNVDELQGVIRVARLRTVVEEVDDPSSQVSIDEARYEDEDFQVGDVLEEDVPFSDFGRLAVQAAKQRIIQRVREGERSKIREEFGDKVGELLSGEVQQVERGKIVLMLAKFKEAEAIIPYREQNHREHFHQGDTIRAVLKRLEETPKGPRLVLSRADPSFVAALFRLEVPEIAQQIVEIRAIAREVGSRTKVAVISRDDAIDPVGACVGLKGSRVQAVVNELSGERIDIVPWSPDPERFARLSLAPARVAKVFSDPETKTIQAVVDEDQLSLAIGKNGQNVRLASELTGWKIDLYSSREWVERGGEGPLFALAPLPEDRASQVQLAELKGLSPEVLGALDRGGYRTLNDILDLERDDIASIEGMTPAAAEELLAFLADLTADDAGEDAVKSE